The Bacilli bacterium PM5-9 sequence ATACTGATTTAGAATATAGTATTGTAAACAATTTGGAGTATTAAAAAAATGCTCATGATTTTAAAAATCTGAGACATTTTCGAAAGTTATTGACAACGGTTTTTTTAGCGTATTCTTGATTATCAAAATATTAAATTTTATTATGATTTAGGCATATATAGTTATTAATTTTGATATTTAATAAGCATATATAAAAAATGATAATTAAAATAACAATTTTTATTTGTTCAAGTAATGGCATTAATAAGGTATAATTGTACAAACAAACTAAAATATAGTATAATTATTTAGAACTAAATAGGAGGTAACTTTTATGGGATACGAAAGAGAAAATAATTTAGGTAAACTAAATATATCAAAACAAGTTATTGCGAATATTGCAGGTGGAGCAGCTACTGAATGTTATGGTGTAGTTGGAATGGCATCACAAAATATCTTAAAAGATGGAATCGCTGAAATTCTAAAAAAAGAGAATTTTGCTAAAGGAATTGATATTAAACAAACAGATGATGGAAAAATGAGTATTGATATTTATATTGTTGTAGCATACGGTATAAAAATTAGTGAAATTGCTTTAGAAGTTCAAAAGAAAGTAAGATATGTCTTAGAATCAACATTGGACATTACAGTAACAAATGTTAATGTCTTTGTTCAAGATATTAAAGTGATAGGTTAGGTGCGAATATGAAAAGAATAAATGGTAGTGAGTTTAAGTCAATGTTAATTAGTGGAGCTAATAATTTATATAATTATTATCCAGAAGTAGATACTTTAAATGTTTTTCCTGTTCCAGATGGTGATACAGGAACAAATATG is a genomic window containing:
- a CDS encoding putative alkaline shock family protein YloU (product_source=COG1302; cath_funfam=3.30.1370.30; cog=COG1302; pfam=PF03780), which translates into the protein MGYERENNLGKLNISKQVIANIAGGAATECYGVVGMASQNILKDGIAEILKKENFAKGIDIKQTDDGKMSIDIYIVVAYGIKISEIALEVQKKVRYVLESTLDITVTNVNVFVQDIKVIG